The Oceanispirochaeta sp. M1 sequence TAGTTCTGTAGATAATGTAGATCTTTTCTATCAGTCTTATCAGGAGGCGGTTTCTGCCTTGCAGGAGGGGAGGCGTGATAACAAAAGGATATTTTTTTTCACTGAGATTAAGAATCATAAGAAAGACAGATTTCCTGTTGATCGTTATGTCGATCTGTTCTGTTCTCAGATTCAGATGGGAGACCGTGATGAGATTATCTCATTATCTGAACTCTTCTTTTCAGATCTGAGTGGACGAGATGAAATTGATTTGATGGGACGGCAGACCTATGTTTATCAGGCTCTCATACAGATTTCCCGGAAAATATCTGAAAAAACCGGTTTTTACCGTCTTTGGGAAGAGATTCTTACAGATAAACTCCAACTATTGGAAAATAGAGATACAGCATCTTTAAAACTTCATTTCCTTTCGATATTAGAACAATTTCTTGATAAGATTAAGGATAGGAAAGAGAGCCGGCAGGACCTGATTGTTAAAAGAGTCATGATTTATGTTGAGGATCAATATGAGAATACAATCTCTCTGGAAGATCTTGCGGAGTCTTTGAATCTCTCTCCTTCACATATAAGTAAAGTCATCAAGAAAACAACAGGGCAGAATCTTCCTGAAATTCTAAATAAGTTCAGAATCAACAAAGCAATGCAGCTCTTGAGAGAGGAATTATTCAGTATCAAAGAAATTACATATCGGGTCGGATATAACAGCCAGCATTACTTTTCCAGAATTTTTAAACGTGAGACCGGATTTTCACCCAGTGATTTCAGGAATAGAGATTACTGATAGATCAAGAGGATTTATCTGGTTTGAAAATAAAGAGACTCCCCACTAAAAGCAGAATTGAAATAATAACAGCACTTCCAACGGTCAGAGACAATGCCTTTAAAAGTTCTGCAGAGCTTTCTCCTGCACCAAGAAAGGGGATGAAACCTGTCAATGTTGTAAGGGCTGCTGTCACGATTGTACTTCTGCATTGCAGTAATGAGTTTAACGCCTCTTCCAGAGAGGGCCTTTTTTTCCTGAAGCGGGAAAATACTATGAGGCCGTTATTGATAGAGAGACCCGTATTCAGTATCAGAGCAAAGAAAACCGGAACAGAGAGATTTACTTTTAACAGTCTCAGAAAGCCCAGGGTAAAAATGTGACATAAGATGATCTGCCCCATCAAACAGAGTGGTAGGAATGGTGATTCAAATATAAAAATGAGGAGAATAAATAGAAGAAGAATTGATGCTGTGAGGAGTTTGATCAATTCTCTGATATTGTTTCTGCGGATTCTATATTCTTCACCGTGAATAACTCTGACTCCTTCGGGAAGATTATAATCATTCAGGGCTCTATTTATTGTCTTATGAATTTGTTTTCCACCCAGACCCTCAGTAGAGAAGGAGAAGGAAGTGCTCCGCTGAGAGTTGAAATGTTCAATTGGACCGTAGTCCTCTCTATTACTCAAAACAGCCAGATCTTCCAGAGCATAAGAGCCTTTTCCCTCGATTTTCAATTTTCCAATTTCACTTGTTTCCAATTCATTTGCCTCTTTATTGAAAATTCTGATGTCATAGATTATGCCGTCTCCCGGAACCCATTTTCCCAGAACAGGTGGTGAAAGCTTCTTTCCCAGACTCCTGGCCGTGATTAAAGGGCTTATCCCTGTTGCCATGCAAATATTGTTATCTGTCTGAACACAGAGAAGGGGCTGCTGTTTTTTGTAATGGAGAGTCAGATTCTGTTCATTCATAGTCCTTTGAAAAAATTGAGCCAGTTTTTCTGTTTCGCTGTATAACAGTGGACGCATATGAGCGAGTATCCGTATATGGTATGAATCACCCGCCGGCCTGTCATCAAAATAGAGAAAACCCGGGAGGGACATCATCTGTGTTTTGATACTTTCTTCCAGTTCATCTTTCATTGAAATATCAGAAAGTTTTATATGAAAGCCAGCCTTTTCATCCTTGTACTCTGAGCTGTAGTATTCCGCCGCATTAATTTCTCCAAGAGACTCTTCCATATCCATAAGCTGTATTTCTATCCACTCCTTACTGCTGCCTGCCGGGAATTCTACCGAGAAGCGGATGCTGTCATTTATCAGTTTAAAGTCCTGTGAGTAATTCAGGTTTTTCATCAGTAACAGTGATGGGATGGTGATAAGAATTAAAACCAAAACAGCGTATTTCTTATATTTTGTATATGATCCTGCAATGCGGTTTATCTGCTGACGGCGTACAGATAATTCTCCCTGTAATGATCTGCCATTGTACTGTTTCATGGTCAGTACGATAAAGAGTACTGATAGTGTCAGACAGATACAGAGTGCCCTGATAAGGGGTGTACAGAGGAATTTCAGACCAGGTGATGCAAATAAAAAGGGGGTGAGTGCAATAAGGGTTGAAACAAGAGATGACCAGAGGGCTCTTTTTGATTTTTCAAATCCCTGTTCAAGAACAATGATACCGCAGTCAATGATCATTCCACTGCAAAGGGCAAGTGACGAGAGTACAAGGATATTTATCTCCCAGGAGAGCATATTGAATATTGCCACTGTTCCTCCTATGGAGAACGGGATATTCAAACAGACCGGAAGGGCAGCTTTGAAGTTTTTTAAAATCAGAAGGGTTATCAATATTACTGCAGTAAGCGAAAGGCAGAGTATTTGAAATAGCTCTTTCAGAGCTTCTTCGATCAGTTCTCCTCTGTCATAGAGTATGAGACTTCCGGGTATTTTTTCAGCTGCAGTACGCAGCTTCCTGCATAGGTCTATAGTGTTCGCATCACCACTTTCATAGATCCATGAAATGCTCTGTCTACGACCGTTTAATCTGGAAAGACTTTTAACTGCCGAACTTTCAATATTTATATCAGCTGTTTCTGAGAGCTCCAGGGCCGGGCTGAGGGCCAGTGTTTCAAAATCAGAGATTGACTTAAGTCTCTGATCAAGAACAAGTTCTGATGAATCATCAAGACTGAGGGCCGAGATGCTGTTATGCTGATGAATAATGCCTGCCAGGTCCAGAGCATTCTGTTGAATCGAACTGAGCATATCCTCTTCAAACTCAATATTTATATCCTGTCCGGAGGAGGAACTCAGATGAATTTGAGATATTCCGCTTATTCCTTTCAGTTCTGACCGGATTCTCTCTTCAGTCCAGGATTCAGTGGGTGTCATATTCTTCTTATCACTCATCAGCCTGGGTACAAATATGAAAACAGGACTGTTTAAACTGCTGCTTTTTCTTATTACTGCCTTTCCGGCGGATGGCGGGAAAAAGGCTGATTTTCTTTCAATTATTGCTCTCAGATCCAGATAGCAGTTATTTAGATCACTCAGTTCATCCAGAAAAAGTGTTATTTCAGTCTCTTCCCATCCTGATCTTGAGTAAAAATGGCTGATTCCCGGCATCATCAGTATCTCTTCTTCCAGGGGATTGCAGAGCAGGTTTTCAATCTCCTCAGGTCCGGCTCCCTCCATTTCTATTTTCACAGAGATAACTTTTTTTGATGAATCCGGATAATAGGAAAACTGCAGGTCTTTCAAAAAGTGACAGATTAGAAGGCAGAAGATTAAAAGAAGAAAAATATTCCTATTTCCCATTCAGGAGTACCAGGTTTTGGTAAAAGGCCGGCAGGAGGATCAAAACCAGCATCGTTCCAAAGAGCAGGCCTCCTATAAGTGAAAGCGCCATTCCAGCTTCACCGTTTTCTGAAAGGAGTGCTGTGATCAGCACAGGGATTAATGCTGTCACTGTGCTGAGGCAGCTGCCTGAAAGGGGTTTTAAGCGGCATGCAGCTCCCTGCTGTATACTGCGTCCCTGTTTAAATGATCCATCCAGAGAGGAGAGCAGAAGTATTCCTGAGTTCACAATGGTTCCCTGCAGAATAAGTAGACCGAGAAAGCTGTAGATATTCAGAGATTGCCTGAATATCAAAAGGAAAATCAATCCGCCCCATATTGCCGGGACCAGAGATGAATAAAGAATCAATGTTTTCCTGAGGGACCCGGTCTGTACTCCTAAAATCAGAAAAAGAAACACAAGACTCAATGCATACAGGTATGTCAGCTGATGCATCTCAGTTTCCTCATCCTTCAGAATTGAAATCTCCGGTGGCAGATATGATTTCAGCTCCTCCTCAAGAACTCCTTTATCTTCAGTCCGGATTGATGAAATACTGCGTATATACTGCTGATTTTTCCTGTAGAAAGCGTCTCTGTGACTGCTTTTCATGAATTTCCCAAGTAAATCCAGTGGGGCTGCCGTTTCTGCAGTGATCATTCTACTTAGGGAGCTAAAGTCGGATCTGTATCTTTCCGCCGCTCTTACAAGGATATTAATTTTGTCTTTTGCCCTTTCTACTTCTCCTGCGGAAAGACCATTTATCCTGGCTGTTAATTCGGTATGGATTGTGAGGGGTGAAATATTTGAGGCTATGAGTCTCTGAGGATCAGTTTCAAGATAGTATAGCTCCATCTTACTGTCCCCGGATTCAGATGTTCCCGGTGGAAGGGGTAATTCATATAGAGTGTCAGAATCAATACTGGCAAGACTTATCCCCTTGTCTTCGGGGTAGAGCTTTTGAAACGTTCCAGGGAGAGGTTCTACTCTGCAATTCTGCAGATAAAGAGTATTCCGGCAGAAATTATGAATTGCCTTCTTCATTTCTGGAGATATTCTCTTTTCATTAATGATAAGAATATTTAGTTGGTTCGAATCTCCAATATTCATATTGGAGGAGCTAAAAGAAAAGTTATTACGATCAGATCCTTCAGATTCCATTATTATTGTATTCAGTGGAAATTCTGCCTGTATTTTTGTTGAGATAGATGAAGCTTCGGCGATGACGCGACCGGGACTGTAAGCCGGGGGAAGTGATAGGGACAGGAGTAATTTATTGCTCTGCCTGTCAGGAAAAAGTTCAAATGGAATAACTTTCAGAAGAACCATTCCGGATAGGAAGATCAAAATAAAAATGTATAAAGCCTTAGCGGAAAATCTTCCTTGCGAAAGAAATGTATTCAGAACTTTAAAATAGCAGGATTTGACTTTGTTACAATGACTAGAGGGAGGATTTACATGCAATGGAACATAAGAAACCGTCAGCTTTTTGTTAAGGAGCCTGTAACAGGCTGGAGTAAAAAACAGGGATACAGGAAGTGAGAGCCCCACAGTAAATACAACCGTCAGAACAAGATCTCCAAAAAGAACAGATGTAGGTCCCGGTATAAAGAGAGGAGGCAAAAAGACAATCACCGTTGTGAGGGTAGAGGTGAACAGGGCCGAGTTTATATTCTGTATATCTTCACCTTTTTCAAGCTCATGAAGCACTATAATGCTGTTGTCGGCTATGAGACCTATGGCTGCTATCATTCCATACAAAGAGATTGTGTTGAGACTGATCTTGAAGATATAAAGAAAAAAGAAATTCAGAATCAGAGTAAAGGGGATAGAGGCTGCTGTTATAAGTGCCGGAGACAATTGCCTATAGAGGAGAAGGAGAACCAGAAAGGCTCCTGTCAGCCCCCAGAAGAGGGATAAAAAAAGAGAGCTGATGTTTTTTTTGATTCTTACAGACTCATCATCAATGATCTGAAAACCCAATCTGCCCGAGTATTCATCTTTCAGAAGGGGAAGAATATTTTTTACAGCATCGGCGGCTTTTGCAGTACCCGAAGAAGCATTTTTATATATACAGAATCCCCAGGCCAGTTCTCCGTTAGAGAGAAAAATAGAGCCCTGCTGTTCACTCTCTTCTTTGATTTCTGCAATATCCTTTAGTCTGATACCGGGAAAGAGTTGAAGCTCTTCAATCTCTGCGGCTGTGTTGATTCCGCTTTCCACTGTGACCAGGCGCTGTATCCCTCTATCAGTGATTTTCCCGGCAGTTTTCTTTATTAGAAAAGAGGAGAGGGCTGAAGCAGTCTCTGCAATGGATATTCCTCTGACCGAAAGGGCATCCATATCCAGTTCAACATGTATTTCAGGCTTTTTCAGCCCCCGAATACTGACATAGGCAATTTCATCGAGTCCCTGTAATCTGTTTTTTATTTCACTGTTCAGAATTGAATAGAAATCTTTTTCATCATTGTTCTCCAGAGCCTTTACAGCAAGCATTATAACAGGATCTCCAGCCAGGTCATTACTCATGACCAGAGGCTTTTTCATCCCCCTCGGAAGGTATGGGTAGAGTCCGTCGATACATTCCCGTACAGATATTGAAGATTGATACATATCGGCTCCCCAGTCGAAATGGAGAAGAACCCTTGAATATCCCCGTTTGCTGACAGATTCCATATCTTTGATATACCGGATACCTGAGAGTGTGTTTTCCATGGGGATTGTAATAAGAGATTCTATTTCTTCAGCAGGAAAACCCGGAAGTTCACTGACAACTGTAATGACCGTACTAGCTGCCTCAGGAAGTTCCTCCATCTCCAATTCAAAAAAGGAGAGTATTCCAAATAAAAGAAGTGCTCCCCATGCCATGAGAACAGACAGTGGGTGATCTCTGCTCCAGTCATACAAATTCAAGGCTGATTGACCATCATTGTCCAGTTCTCTTCAAGACTGTTTCCAAGGCTGTCAGATAGAGAATCATCAAGTGAAAAACGAACCGTACCGGGAAACCCTGTGTCTGAAACATCGAGGCAGATCCTGATAAGTGACTGTGTGGCAGGAGGAGCTGCTTCCAGCTCCAATGAGAGTAATCTGAAGCTGAGAACAGAACTCTCAATTGAGAATGCCTTCATAAAGGAACTCTCACTGATTACCCCATAAGGGCTGTGATTCAGAATGAATTCAAGAGTTGCCGTATCTGAATCATATGCACCCAGGGATTCATTAAGTACCAGTTGTTTCTGTGGAGCCGCACCATCTTGAGAACAGAAAAAGATAGATTCAATGCTGAGGGGAATACTGTGTGAACCAGTACATTGAATTGTATAGAGGCGGTCCAGTATATAAAGATCATAACTCTCACCATAACGAAGATCTTCATCAAAGCTCAGAGTGAATTCCCTGTATTCAATATCCCAATCAAGACTAAATGAAACATCGGGCTGAATCCTGATCAGTCCATAGATTTCATCAGAATAAATACGACGGTTGAGTCTGCCATTCAGAATGTCATCCTTCTCTACGTATTCAGTTATTCCATTTTCTTCCAGCTCTGCAGAACTGCTTTCCAGAATGATGGATTCAAGGAGCAATTCATCATTGCTGCTTATCAGGTAATGAAGCTCATGTTTTTGCTTCAGGTTATTCTGCGCCAGGTCCTTAAGCCGGGTGCTGACAGTAAATGTATAGTCCTCTCCCTCTGAATAATCTTCCAATGGCTGTACCTGGACAGATGTGTTCCCCTCAGTCCACTCCAGGTGGTATTCCAGTGCCGGACTGACTTCCAGGGCTTCTCGAAAACTCATATGATCAACTGTTTCTGAGAAATCATAGGAAACAGACTGCCGGAGATTGCTTATTTCTGATTTATCAACCGGATTAACAGATTGAATCAAAGGTGGAGTATTATCTTCACCAGTATAAAACTTCCAGCTTCGGTTTTCACCCAGAGAATTACCGTAACCATCCTCCGCAGAGTTCTCCAGATTCAGAGTATAGTTACGATTTTCCATGATTCCCCTATGGGGATAAAAAGACATCTTATTTCCATCCCAGATAAAACGGCCTTCCAATTCACTGTCCTCCTCTGTGAGGCTGAAAGCCTGTTCAGTAAGGTTCCAGTTCATAGGGGTGGTGAATTGTAGAAGGGTGTGATCCGTTTCAAGACTGCAGTTTTCTACTTCAGGGACTTTTGTATGTATCATCTCCTCAAGAAAACGGCAGGCCCACAGGCTTATAAGAAGATGAACCAGAGCCGTGAAGAGTAATATCTTTTTCATTGACGAACCGTCCTGAACAGCTGACTGACTGTTTCATCCATATAACTTCCTTCACTGTTGAAAATTCCCTGTGTACCACCCTTTAAATCCATAAGGTAGTAATAATCTGAATCCGAATCGGCAGTGAATCCGCTGAATATTGCTGTCATTCTGTAGTCACTGCTCCATGAATAGAGGCCTGTCCGGGGACTGCCGCCCGAGCTGAATACTTCATAAAAGCTGAGACTGTCCTGTACCCTCTGTTTTTCACTATCAGTGGTAAAGGGAGCTGAAAAGGTAAAATGAAAACTCAAATCAAAGGGAGAGACAGGCTGTACGGGCAGGTCATAAAAAGTAGTTGAACTGAACTCATTCAGTATGAAACCGCCGGGAGAACTGCATTCCAGGCTGATAAGTGTTAAAGGAGCAACTGCAGGAACAAAGTCCAGAATATAACTGTCTGTCATCCTTATACCATTATTACTTTCTGCATCCTTAGTGATCTTCAACCTGAAACTCTGGGAGGATCTGAAAGATAGGTCGGGGCAGAATATAAGATCCTCTTCTATCCAGTAGATTTCTCCGGCTGTTGAGGGCGTTATGCTGAAGGATGATTCGGTCTTTTCCTGATCCATGGCTTCAGAAAACCTTATCCTGACAGCCTGTGAGGCGAGTAGATTTTCCAGATTCTCAGAGATCCATGGGAAATCTGAAAGCCTGTCCCTCCTGCAGCTTCCACACTGGATTACAGAAGGAGAGCTGCTGCCGTCTTCAATGTAAAAGCTCAGGTCCCAGTCGGGATAGAGGGGATCGCCGTCAGTACTGCAGAGGTTTTCATCCAGGCTGATTCTATAGTTTGTCAGATTGTCCCAGTCATCATCAGCTTCTATAATCAAAGTATTCTCTGATTCGGCGCTCCAGGTTTTACTTATCTTCACTGGCGGACTTATCTTCAGCGCATTACTGAGTGATGGCGTATCAACCGCTTTATTAAAAGAAATCCGCACCGGGCCGGCGCTGTTGAGTACAGCGCCGTCAGCAGGATAAAAATCCATAATCTCCAGCGGGGTGAATTCTGAACTATGAATGTAGAAGGGGAGAGACAGGGATGCTTCCCTCTCTGTTCCGGAAATATTGCGGTATATTCCCTTGAACTCCAGGCGGTATTCCAATCCTCTGTACAATTCTTCAGCTGGAATAATTATCAGTTTTTTTCCATCTTCCCAGTCAAAGGTTGTTTCGGCTTTGATACCGTTTCTTCTGATACAGCTTATGCTCTGAACAGAGGGCTGATCCACATCTTCAGAAAAACAGATTGAAATAGAATCTTCTTTATTTAGAATCTCATATTCAACAGACGGAGTGGTACTGAACAGTTTACCAGGCTGCAGATCGATAATTGTACATGAATGAAAAAGGCAGAAAAGGAAAACAAGTAGAGATGCTTTCATGGAAGACTCACCTCCATTCCATCTATAAAACCATTGTGAGGAGACAATACAATCCGGTCACCCACAGTAAGTCCTTCGTATACAGGAATCATTCCGTCACGGGGAGTACCGGTTGTCAGATCAGTCCGGAATATATGGTTATCCCGGAGGAGATATGCAGCTCCTTCAAAAACTGAGTCTGAAGGTATTACAATCTCCTGTACAGATTTTTCAAGATCTATACTGACCTGTACAAACTGTCCGAAACGAAAAAATCCATCCCTGTTATCCAGAAGAATCATAACTTCTCCGCTTCCCGAGTCACTTTCTATCCAGGGTGAAATCCTGTTTATAGATCCAATGCTCTGCCTATCGCTTACGGGGCTGCTTATAAGCGCAGTCTGTTCAAGTCTGAGAGATATGAGGTCTTTCTCACTGACTCTGCAGCTGGCATAAACTTGATCGAAGGAGCAGATATGATAAATAGGTTTCTCACTGGATGCCTTTTCTCCCTCATCCATTAAACGGCGGACAACTATACCGCTCAAAGGGGAGCGGATTGTGTTTTCTTCTCTGTACAGCCTGAGAGATTCAAGACTGTTACGTGCCGATTCAAGCTCGGAAACAGCCATCTCTGTCTCTGCCTGCATTACTTTTGTATTCAGGTCTGTAAAATTCAACTTCAGCTGCTGTGAATCAGATGATGGAGGATATCCTTCGTTGATAAGGTCAATTTCTCTGTAACCTATCTTTTTAATTTCCAGGCTGAAGCGGGCCTGTTTAAAGAGGGTTTCCTTTTCAAGATAGTTCAATTCGAAAGAGAGGAGTTCATCTTCCGTTATCCCTCCAAGATCAAATAGTTTTCTCTTATTACTCAGGATGTCGCTCATCCGATTCAGTTCCGCTTCCTTTTTTGACAGTTCAATTTCGGCACTGCTGATTGTGTGGAATCGGGATTCAACATTGCGCCGGCTTTCAGCAAGTTTCCTGCGGCTCAGCTCCAGAGAGGATTCTCTGTTCTGTAATGAGGCTTCCGCTTCTTTTATCTGAAGATCTATCTGCTGAAGATCGAGCTCGGCCAGAATATCTCCTTCACAGACCGCATCTCCTTCATGGAAATACATCTTTCGGATAATGCTCTCTGAGGGGGGAAGAATATCTGCCTTGCGAACCGGGCTTATGACACCAAAACTGCTCATATCCGGGCTGTATTCAGATGTTTCACAGATGTATGCTTCTACCCGGGGAAGGGTGCTGACAGTATCCTCCGTCTCTGATCTGTCACTGCATGAGTGAAGAAAGAGAGTGCTCAGGATAAGTAAGATCATTCGATAGGTCATTGCTTGTTTACCTCCGTTCTGATCAGCTTGTTTAAGAGAGAATCCTCATGTTCCGCATTTATTCCACAGCTCATCTCAAGTTCAATTTCATTACTGTAGAGCGCCGCAATCCCTTCAATCAGTTCTGTTCTATGATTCGCTAGTCGTATCTCTGATTTGACATAGTCCAGTCTGGTCAGTTCTCCCATTTCTACTCTGATTTTTTCGATATTGAGTTTTTCGGTTTCCAGAAATATCTTTTCTCTGCTGATTGAACAGCGCCGATAGTTGAGGATTATTGATTTGGAGAGGGCTTCCACCCTGAAGGCTATTAAACGTTTCAGTTCTTCGGTTTCCAAATGTGCTGTATAGAGTTCATTCCTTGCTATGGAGGGAGTTATAAGACCTTCCATATTATCAAATGCAGATATTTCCGAGCTGATTGATGCATTGTGCTCATCAGGGTTTGTCTTTCCTGTACTCATGCTCATGCTGCCGGGAAACAGGGGGGTATCAAAGCTGAAATTAAGTCCCAGAGAGAAGGATGTTTCATTCAGGGGGTAATCGCGGCCTGCAATATTAAGGTCGGCACTGGCTGCAATTTTCGGTATCCAGCTGATTTTTGAATCAAGAAGATCCCTCTCGGCGTTTAATTCTCTGAGATAATGAGACATCAGCTCCTTGTTAAATTCCTCTGCATCTTCTGACAAGTGAGTGACATAGGAGTCGTCATCTATAATTTTATCTGTATATAATCCCTGATAATCAAGATTCAACTTTCCCTTCAGTTCGGGCAGTTTTGTAATAGAAACATTCATCAGTTCAGACAGATTGAATCGACTCAGTAACAGGGTTTCTTCACTGTCCTGTATGTTCAGGGAATACTGTACTGCACGGATATTTATATCCAGCAGATCTGTTTCAGTCAGTCCGCCAAGACTGTATTCCAGCTCGGCAATCTCAATCTGATTTTCAAGGTTTTTCAGTGATTCTTTCTGTACTGACAGGATCTCTCTGTTTTTCAGGATCTCCACATATTCCAGACTGACCTGATGGGCAATCTTATGTAGCATATCTTCTGCTGTCAGATCTCTCAGCTTCAGTTCTCTTGCTGCTGATCGGTAGTCTGCTAAATCCCGGCCTCCGTTGAAAAGGAGCTGGTTGAATGAGAGTCCAATTTTATTGATTCTGCTGTCAGGAGCATGAGCACTGACAGAGTCAGATTTAGAAAAAGCCATAGAGATTTCCGGGAAGAACATTCTCAGCTGAAGACGGAGTCTCTTCCACGCATCCTGACGCTCAAGTCTGTTGGATATTATTCCAACATTATTGAGCTGAGCCAGACCTATGCAGTCTCTTAAATCCATTGTCTCCTGAGCTTGTAAAAGGAGGAGATTCCTGAATAGAAGAAGTATCATCAGGATGGATATAGGTTTGACACTGCCCGTATTCAATCAGCCGCCTCCGAAATATGAACTAATTCAGGAACGGAGCCAATTGATCTGGTGATTCAAATAAATTGAAAATAATCTCAGTTTATTTTTATGAATCAGAGAGGTATCTTGTTTTTTAAACGGTCAGATATTAAAATCACAGCCCATCTATGAATGAAGAAATTAAAATCCTCTGGCAGGATGACCACTATGCATTTCTCTATAAACCCGCAGGAGTTCTGATACACAGGAGTATTTTCTCCTCAGACAGGGATACAATGGTAAAAAGGCTCTATAGCCAGTTTGAGAATCCTCCGCTGCCTGTACACCGCCTTGACCGGCCTGTTTCGGGAGTTCTGGCCGCAGCCTTTACAACAGAAGCGGCAGCTGCACTCTCTGAATGCTTTAGAAACTCATCAATACAGAAAATATACTGGGCTGTTGTACGAGGTTATCTTCCTGAAGAGGGACAAATAGATACTGCCCTCAAAAATTATGAAACAGGAGCTGTGAAAGAGGCGCTCAGTGATTACAGACGTATTGGAACAGCAGAGCTTCCAATCCCTTCACGTAAATATGATACTTCCCGTTATTCTCTTGTAGAGATAAGACCTAGAACAGGCCGTTTTCATCAGATAAGACGCCATCTTGCAGGTATAGGTTATCCTATTGTGGGTGATACATCTCATGGAGATACATACTGTAATCATCATTTCAGCGAGCACTTTAAAGTAGATGGTCTGCTGCTTCATGCAGGCAGGATAGAACTGGTTCATCCCCTGACAGGAGAGGCCCTTTCAATAACAGCAGAGCCACCTGAGTGTTTTCTCAGAATATTCGATCTATTCAATTGGAATATTTCTTGACATAAGGTTCTAAATGCAATAGAAGTATGGACGGCATGCAAAGATTTACTCCTATCGAAATACTGAGTATTATTTCTATAATAATCTGCTCATACTATCTACTTCTCACTATAGTCAATGTCCTTTATATGATGATCCGTACAAAAAAACCATCTCTGAAAAATACTCCTAAAATCACCGTCATGGTGCCTGCCAGGAATGAAGAGAATAATATAAGAGCCTGTGTGGAATCTCTGCTCAGCCAGGATTATCCTGATTTTGAGGTCATGGTAATTGATGATAACTCCACAGATAACACTGCGGCCATATTAAAAGAACTCTCAAAAAGAGATGATCGTCTGACTGTGTATACGGGAAGTAAGCTGCCTGAGGGCTGGTATGGCAAACCTTGGGCTCTG is a genomic window containing:
- a CDS encoding efflux RND transporter permease subunit, yielding MNLYDWSRDHPLSVLMAWGALLLFGILSFFELEMEELPEAASTVITVVSELPGFPAEEIESLITIPMENTLSGIRYIKDMESVSKRGYSRVLLHFDWGADMYQSSISVRECIDGLYPYLPRGMKKPLVMSNDLAGDPVIMLAVKALENNDEKDFYSILNSEIKNRLQGLDEIAYVSIRGLKKPEIHVELDMDALSVRGISIAETASALSSFLIKKTAGKITDRGIQRLVTVESGINTAAEIEELQLFPGIRLKDIAEIKEESEQQGSIFLSNGELAWGFCIYKNASSGTAKAADAVKNILPLLKDEYSGRLGFQIIDDESVRIKKNISSLFLSLFWGLTGAFLVLLLLYRQLSPALITAASIPFTLILNFFFLYIFKISLNTISLYGMIAAIGLIADNSIIVLHELEKGEDIQNINSALFTSTLTTVIVFLPPLFIPGPTSVLFGDLVLTVVFTVGLSLPVSLFFTPACYRLLNKKLTVSYVPLHVNPPSSHCNKVKSCYFKVLNTFLSQGRFSAKALYIFILIFLSGMVLLKVIPFELFPDRQSNKLLLSLSLPPAYSPGRVIAEASSISTKIQAEFPLNTIIMESEGSDRNNFSFSSSNMNIGDSNQLNILIINEKRISPEMKKAIHNFCRNTLYLQNCRVEPLPGTFQKLYPEDKGISLASIDSDTLYELPLPPGTSESGDSKMELYYLETDPQRLIASNISPLTIHTELTARINGLSAGEVERAKDKINILVRAAERYRSDFSSLSRMITAETAAPLDLLGKFMKSSHRDAFYRKNQQYIRSISSIRTEDKGVLEEELKSYLPPEISILKDEETEMHQLTYLYALSLVFLFLILGVQTGSLRKTLILYSSLVPAIWGGLIFLLIFRQSLNIYSFLGLLILQGTIVNSGILLLSSLDGSFKQGRSIQQGAACRLKPLSGSCLSTVTALIPVLITALLSENGEAGMALSLIGGLLFGTMLVLILLPAFYQNLVLLNGK
- a CDS encoding response regulator, with the translated sequence MYNLLIVDDEPLEREAMRLILTKNIPGIAICGEAENGFDAISLVAELKPDIVLLDINMPGMDGLATIEKMQQMGLQTRFIILTSYSSFDYARKALRLGVEDFLVKPADLDTVRNTIITVIDSIETESIQIMTQEKMKDKINEMQPVVQSDIFRAICEKQKDVRNMFELLEFHPKEAFVAVIDSGSNGDILYSRICRILNSNGIHFISRIHSSMIDLLIFSQSEHESLKQIGCIELLADSSGSFYLGCGSSVDNVDLFYQSYQEAVSALQEGRRDNKRIFFFTEIKNHKKDRFPVDRYVDLFCSQIQMGDRDEIISLSELFFSDLSGRDEIDLMGRQTYVYQALIQISRKISEKTGFYRLWEEILTDKLQLLENRDTASLKLHFLSILEQFLDKIKDRKESRQDLIVKRVMIYVEDQYENTISLEDLAESLNLSPSHISKVIKKTTGQNLPEILNKFRINKAMQLLREELFSIKEITYRVGYNSQHYFSRIFKRETGFSPSDFRNRDY
- a CDS encoding efflux RND transporter permease subunit → MGNRNIFLLLIFCLLICHFLKDLQFSYYPDSSKKVISVKIEMEGAGPEEIENLLCNPLEEEILMMPGISHFYSRSGWEETEITLFLDELSDLNNCYLDLRAIIERKSAFFPPSAGKAVIRKSSSLNSPVFIFVPRLMSDKKNMTPTESWTEERIRSELKGISGISQIHLSSSSGQDINIEFEEDMLSSIQQNALDLAGIIHQHNSISALSLDDSSELVLDQRLKSISDFETLALSPALELSETADINIESSAVKSLSRLNGRRQSISWIYESGDANTIDLCRKLRTAAEKIPGSLILYDRGELIEEALKELFQILCLSLTAVILITLLILKNFKAALPVCLNIPFSIGGTVAIFNMLSWEINILVLSSLALCSGMIIDCGIIVLEQGFEKSKRALWSSLVSTLIALTPFLFASPGLKFLCTPLIRALCICLTLSVLFIVLTMKQYNGRSLQGELSVRRQQINRIAGSYTKYKKYAVLVLILITIPSLLLMKNLNYSQDFKLINDSIRFSVEFPAGSSKEWIEIQLMDMEESLGEINAAEYYSSEYKDEKAGFHIKLSDISMKDELEESIKTQMMSLPGFLYFDDRPAGDSYHIRILAHMRPLLYSETEKLAQFFQRTMNEQNLTLHYKKQQPLLCVQTDNNICMATGISPLITARSLGKKLSPPVLGKWVPGDGIIYDIRIFNKEANELETSEIGKLKIEGKGSYALEDLAVLSNREDYGPIEHFNSQRSTSFSFSTEGLGGKQIHKTINRALNDYNLPEGVRVIHGEEYRIRRNNIRELIKLLTASILLLFILLIFIFESPFLPLCLMGQIILCHIFTLGFLRLLKVNLSVPVFFALILNTGLSINNGLIVFSRFRKKRPSLEEALNSLLQCRSTIVTAALTTLTGFIPFLGAGESSAELLKALSLTVGSAVIISILLLVGSLFIFKPDKSS